A window of Amycolatopsis australiensis contains these coding sequences:
- a CDS encoding ATP-NAD kinase family protein, giving the protein MGETVAGIVANPASGRDIRRLVAQASVFPTAEKANMVQRLLAAFAVTGLDRALVSTDLGGISAAVLRALGRGGTWPKVDFCDGDPLTGTAADTTNAVRRMVEAGAGVIVVLGGDGTARVAAAACEDVPILALSTGTNNAFPQMREATVAGLAAGLIAAGQVDPDLVTHRVSVLEVVTKARREIALVDVCVSLSRHIGARALWDPASLTELYCTFAEPDGIGLSSVPGQLCPSPRSSPDGVALQLGPVGETPYVVHAPIAPGLVRPVGVRGWGVLRPGVRVELAAAGGVIALDGERELELKNGESAFVELKPDGPWVVDVRAAMAEAARKGLLRTETELGKERRR; this is encoded by the coding sequence GTGGGTGAAACGGTGGCGGGGATCGTCGCGAATCCGGCTTCGGGGCGGGACATCCGTCGGCTGGTCGCGCAGGCTTCGGTGTTCCCCACCGCGGAGAAGGCGAACATGGTCCAGCGGCTCCTCGCCGCCTTTGCCGTGACCGGGCTGGACCGGGCGCTCGTCTCCACCGACCTCGGCGGGATCTCCGCCGCGGTCCTGCGGGCACTCGGACGCGGCGGAACCTGGCCCAAGGTCGACTTCTGCGACGGCGACCCGCTCACCGGCACCGCCGCCGACACGACCAACGCCGTCCGGCGGATGGTCGAGGCCGGGGCCGGGGTCATCGTCGTCCTCGGTGGGGACGGCACGGCCCGCGTTGCCGCCGCGGCCTGCGAAGACGTTCCGATCCTCGCCCTCTCCACCGGGACCAACAACGCCTTCCCGCAGATGCGGGAGGCGACCGTTGCCGGGCTGGCCGCCGGGCTGATCGCCGCCGGCCAGGTTGATCCCGATCTCGTCACCCACCGCGTCAGCGTGCTGGAGGTCGTCACGAAGGCGCGTCGCGAGATCGCGCTCGTCGACGTCTGCGTGTCGCTGAGCAGGCACATCGGGGCCCGCGCCCTCTGGGACCCCGCTTCGCTCACCGAGCTGTACTGCACCTTCGCCGAACCTGACGGCATCGGGCTCTCCAGCGTCCCCGGACAGCTGTGCCCCAGCCCACGTTCCAGCCCGGACGGCGTTGCGCTGCAGCTCGGGCCCGTCGGGGAGACGCCGTACGTCGTGCACGCGCCGATCGCGCCCGGGCTCGTCCGGCCCGTCGGCGTGCGCGGCTGGGGCGTGCTCCGGCCCGGGGTGCGCGTCGAACTCGCCGCGGCCGGCGGGGTCATCGCGCTCGACGGCGAACGCGAACTCGAGCTGAAGAACGGCGAGAGCGCGTTCGTCGAGCTCAAGCCGGACGGCCCGTGGGTCGTGGACGTGCGGGCCGCGATGGCGGAAGCGGCGCGGAAGGGCC
- a CDS encoding heavy-metal-associated domain-containing protein: protein MIEHGYTVSGMSCGHCAQSVTEELTALPGVAEVDVDVPTGRVTVRSEAALAEDDVRAAVEEAGYTYEGTASLIS from the coding sequence ATGATCGAGCACGGGTACACCGTCTCCGGAATGAGCTGCGGGCACTGCGCCCAGTCCGTCACCGAGGAACTCACGGCGCTGCCGGGAGTGGCCGAAGTGGACGTCGACGTGCCGACCGGCCGGGTGACCGTTCGCTCCGAAGCCGCGCTGGCCGAGGACGACGTGCGTGCCGCGGTCGAGGAAGCGGGCTACACCTACGAGGGCACGGCCAGCCTGATCTCGTAG